The genomic interval AAGCACAGCTGCAGGGTGACTAGATGGGGGCAGCACAGCTGCGGGGTGACTAGATGGGGGCAGCACAGCTGCAGGGGGACTAGATGGGGCAGCGCAGCTACAGGGTGACTAGATGGGGGCAGCACAGCTACAGGGTGACTAGATGGGGGGCAGCACAGCTGCAGGGTGACTAGATGGGGGCAGCACAGCTGCAGGGTGACTAGATGGGGGGCAGCACAGCTGCAGGGTGACTAGATGGGGGCAGCGCAGCTGCAGGGTGACTAAATGGGGGAAGCGCAGCTGCGGGGTGACTAGATGGGGGCAGCACAGCTGCAGGGTGACTAGATGGGGGCAGCACAGCTGCGGGGTGACTAGACGGGGGGCAGCACAGCTGGGGGGTGACTAGACGGGGGGCAGCACAGCTGCGGGGTGACTAGATGGGGGAAGCACAGCTGCAGGGTGACTAGATGGGGGCAGCACTGCTGCAGGGTGACTAGACGGGGGGCAGCACAGCTGCGGGGTGACTAGACGGGGGGCAGCACAGCTGCGGGGTGACTAGACGGGGGCAGCACAGCTGCAGGGTGACTAGACGGGGGCAGGGTCAGACATCCAGACCATCTACTATAGTGACCAGTTCTGTCTGAATAGATGTGTTTGTCATCCTATAGAAGATGTAAGAGCAGAAGGAGGTGGTCAGAGCTGCTGAGACGTGTAGTCCGGCACACAATGTGGATGTTTATGTGCTCTGTATATGTGCTGCTTGGATGTCGTGCTATATAATATGTGGCTCTGCTCTATATACATTGTAACTCTGCTCGATACATTGTAGCGCTCTCCTCCcccctgcagtctcctcctctcACCACTAGGGGGTGGCAGAGCTGTAACTCATTCATTCGGCCGCAGAGAAGGAGCCGCTGCTGCTCCCCGGCTGTTCGTTATCCCGGTTACCGGGGCCCCTGAGCAGTGTCCCCGGGATCCTGAGGGCCCTTGAACCCTGTGCATCCTCCGGTGATATTAGCGATCATTCCCGGGATGTCACATCTTCCAGCCTGCAGCCTCTTCCGGGTGTTACACCCTCATCTGCACCCCCAGGTCAGTGCACCCCCTGCACCCTAATAACTGGACTGATGGACGGGGTGAAGCCTCTGCTGTCTACTACCTCCTAGCAGCTGTGCCTCCTCTATCTACTATCTCTGTAATCAGCCCTATTACCCAGCATCACTGCCAGCTGTCACCCCATACACCCACAGCTGTCACCCCATACACCCACAGCTGTCACCCCATACACCCACAGCAGTCAGTCACCCCATACACCCACAGCAGTCACCCCATACACCCACAGCAGTCACCCTATACACCCACAGCAGTCACCCCATACACCCACAGCAGTCACCCTATACACCCACAGCAGTCACCCTATACACCCACAGCAGTCACCCTATACACCCACAGCAGTCACCCCATACACCCACAGCAGTCACCCTATACACCCACAGCAGTCAGCCCATACACCCACAGCAGTCACCCCATACACCCACAGCAGTCACCCTATACACCCACAGCAGTCACCCTATCCCCAGTGCACCTCAAACCCTGCTCCACTACTGGCACCATAGACCTCCATACCCCCCTGTGCCAGTTACTTTACTACCCACATAACCCAACCCTGGTGACCCACAGATATTACTGTCCACATACTTCATATCTGATGATGTACAAGGTGCACCCCATTATTTACCTGGTTCTGATGATTTTTAGGGCCTAGGCACACCCCTTTATTAGTGCACCCTCTTTATTTCCCAAATATTTCATGTCCGGATTCACCCCGGCATTGGTGCACCCCAATATTCCCCCTAGACCTTATTCTCATTAGGGGATTGATCATTTTTCACTTTGGATCCAATGCATCCCCCTTGGCTGTAGaaacttacaccccccccccccaacctttaCTAAGTTTATCATTTTTCTCATCCCTATAGTCCCAACCCCCGACATCCTGCCCCCTCCACTCTCCCCACTACCCGTGGCCCCCTCGTGCCCCCCCTCCTTGGCCCCCTCTTCCACCACCTCCACTTTGGGGATGACGGCTGGGGAGTTTCCACATGGGGGCCCTGGAAGGTTGCCACGAGGGGGCCCGGGCTGTGCTCTACGTGGCTGTTATAAGGTGCTCTCCGTGGTGCTGCTACTGGCCCAGGGGGCTTTGCTGGACCTCTACCTGATCGCCGGCACTGACCTGTACTGGTGTTCCTGGATAGCCACTGACCTGGTTGTGGTTGCCGGATGGGGGATCTTCTACTCCAAGAACAGCAGGGGCCAAAGAGCTTATCAGGGGTCACTCAGCTCCGCAGGATATGGACAAGTTCACCGGGCAAAAAAGGGGCATTTTGCTTATAGCCACCTGGCCTGGCTGATATATGCTATAGCCTTCACCCCCAAGGTGACTCTAATACTCTGCACCCCAATAGTGGATCAGATTGAGGCCGGGGTACCACTGGGCAGAACAGGTTTCAGACTCACTGTGGCCCTCTCCGTCCCTCTCCTATGGGCTCTGGTGCGCTCGCTCACCGTTGATCCGCGAGGATGGCCGCACCAAAGAGCAAGTGGTTATTTCCTCGCCTCCTGCCTGGACCTGCTCGACAGCTACGCCCTTCTGGAGCCCATGCTGGAAGGGAAACTACCGCTAATAACCCCTCTCATCCGTTACCCCCTATTGGTAGTTTACTTTGTGGCTTTGGCGTCCCCCGTTCTCTGGTTGTCGGAGTTGGACTCTGTAGCCCCTGCCGGCTGTTGCCGCCTCTTCCTTCGCCTCTTCTGCAGCTCGTTGGTGGACGCTCCTCTCTTGGCCGTTCGTTGCTTCTTGATGTTGGGTCCGGCCAACCAACCCATGTCCGTGTTCATGTTAAAGAACGTCTTCTTCTTGGCCTGCCGCTGGCTGGAAGTCCTGGAGCTCTGCTGTCTCCTTAAATCTCCCGGTCCTGACCACGCGGATCGCCCTCCGGGACAGTTCAGCCACTGCGTGTCTGAAAACGATATGGGACCCCATGCCTACGTCAATACGCTGGCTGTGACATCACAGAACTGAGCTTTCCCATCATGGGTGATTGATGGTCATATAAGACCCCCTCCTCCGTCCTCTTCATCGTTCTTCCCCTGCCAACACTGCCAGGAAAATAACTGAGGGCCCGGACTCCTCAGAGGATCTCACGAtgcaaatgtttttattaattttttcaagAGACCCTTCTAGTGTCTTCAAGTGTCACACTGCCTCACGGGCCTGAATACGGAAGACATGAAGCTACAGATATATTGTATGGACGTCATATAGGAATATGGGATTCTAAGCGGGTGCTGTAGGACTGAGAGGTCCTGGGATCTATATGTCTGTGGGGTCAAACGCAACGTCTTCGGGTTGGGTGAAAAAAACGCGTTGGCATATATCGGTGGTAGCTAAAGGATGATTCGTTTGTAGACGTCATGTGATTACCCGCTGTGCCATCCTGTAATCGTTTATAATTGGAggttttaaagggaacccgtcactagCAAAGTCTCTGTCAGTCACGGCATCTGTACAATGTAAAGTCGGGGGTCGTGCGCCCAATAACGAGCCCCCAAAGTGGCAAGAAGAGCAGAAATAGTCCCCTGACTCCTTAAATGACACTTTCTGTTGCTAAGGAGTCAGGGTGCAGCGTAGGGACTTGTGAACACTCTTGGCTCTGCTGAACGGCCGAGAGGACACACAGAAGGATGGGGAATAGGTGACCCTATTGGGCGCCATTGCTCCATCTCGTATAATTGAGGCATCGGTCACATGGAAATGGCCCTGTCCTTATGTCAGTGAAGCCAAAGGATGGAGGTCTCGGCTCCCGGACCCTATAGATAACATCTGTGTCTCAATGGCACGTCAGAAGATTTTGAAGGTGCACGTACCCTTTAATTTTAGTATAATGTGaaaaacaaattgtaaaaaaaaaaaaaaagtatttattttaactaaaaataacatttattagcTGGTTCTTTAATCCGGTAATCCCCAAAGTATTGCATGCGACCACGGGAGCCTCGGTGTTACGATGAGAAGATATAGGGGCACTGAGGTTGTGGTCACAGGATAATatgtatttaaagggtaactccaaatataaaaatgatgtgtagtgaaaaaaaaagaaaaagaaaataatctaGGCTGGATGAAATGATATAGAGAAAGAAGTTTACAGCAGCTGCAGGTTTCTTCTGGGAGTCTCCAATTCAGCATAGCTGCAGTACTCACATCTACCTGCAGGTGTCGCTTTAGCTAAAGCGTCTAATATTAGCAACAGTGACCCCTACAGGttagaatataaaatataattttttgtattaaaatatcttgagaaaatatatatttaatgtcaaagtgaaatgtaaaaaatattgtaCCAAATGCAGGAAAAGATGCTGAAGTCTGTCCGCTTCCCTCCCGGTTCTGTCACCGCGTGCGCCGGCTGCAGGCCGCCATTATGTACTGGTCACACCTATCAGGTCTGTGCCCTGAAACTAGCACTGCCTTATCTATCCTCGCCCTGGTCTATGGGCTCCTAGAATATTGTAGATTTCGGGGTCTCCGTTTTTTTTCTTTACGGAGCGGTTGCAGAGTTTTCTGAGGTTTAGGATAACATTTTGGGAAATATTGTATTATAACCGCAGACACTTTCGATGTAATTATCACGttattttctaattatttttcccCTTTATTAATGTCAATGATACCAAGTTGCATTTCATTATTTAATAATgcagtgaaattcctttaattcgACATTCGATAATCCAGAaagtccgatagtccggcacttaTTCCCAGCACAGTTCTGTCCGGAAGCAGAAAACAGAGTAGAGAAAACCAAATAGGAAATTCCTTTGTGAAGCTTCTCTGCTCTTACGCGTGAGTTTTAGATACTTTTCTGTGcacgtccaataatccagaatatctgacAAAACACCAAGACTattgatgccggattaaaggaatttgatTATATTTGCTGATGTCTTATATATGTTTCTTTTATTTCTATATGATATATTATTGACCCCTGTGGCTTTTATTTAGGGGACGCTCCACCTCTAATTAAAACGACTGTCTGGTCTCCGGACCCTACACAATCACTATTAGCCCCCCCGGGGGTATACTAAGTATTGGGACGTGGTATTTTGTTCCGTCAGAATGAAGCGGGTGGGCAGACTGTTGTGACGTCACCAGCTGTACCCACTCCATTTCCATAGACTGCGCTGACATCAAATTACACAGCACATCTCAGACTATCGCTTCCTCCATATTGCCACTGACGGCAGTAGTCAATGTTGCGGTGAAATATGTCACAATGACTACCGTCAGGATGCCAAAACGGAGCTaacagcagagaaaaaaaaaaaaagagatggaaACCGTCAACAAGTAGGTTATCCGCTACTAGGAAGCCGTATTTTGCTTTATGTTTATATTAAATATGCTGTGCCGGTTATAAAAAGTTTGAGTAGTCAAATCTGCCTATTGTTAGTGGACACTATTATATGCTAAAAGTACTAAATAAGAATAACAGATCTGTAAACAGcagcttgctgatggtttccatgtAGAAACTTGAGATTTCTTTTACACTGTACAGTAAAAACTGAATGAAAAGGAAGTACTGCTGATGTAATATGCAGATGATTTCAGAGGTGGAGCGTCCTAACCAGTTCATGAATTTATTCTGCTTTTAGACACAATGGCCTACATTTACTAATGGCgtaaattgcaccaaaaaaggCGCTCGCCAAATTTAGAAAGTGACAAGAAAAGTGGGTGTGGCCTCAAGGGAGATGTCTTTTTTTCCACATTGAGAAATATCGGTAAAAATAGCGAAAATGTTGGTGCAATGCTACGCCATCATAGTACGCGTGGAGTTTCTACCTTTCATATAGTTCAGAATGCGCCAaatttttttaagaggcgtgcggCTTTTAATAAATTTACCACAAATCACGCCAATTATCCAGCATTAGCTACGCCGGTCTTAGTAAATGTAGGCCTCATATATAAAACCAATGCAGACAGGATGTAcatgtgttgcccatagcaaccaatcagctcCCTGCTTTCATTTTCTAATCTGCACTAAAAAGATACatgctgaaatctgattggttgttatgcatCCATAGCAACCAACCAGGTCACTGCTTTCTATTTCTAGATGCAACGAAATGAAAGCTgtaatgtgattggttgctatgggctacTCATTCGTATCTTGTCTGCACTAGGAAAATGAAAACttggatctgattggttgccatgggcaacagcTCAGTCTACAGTGAATTAGCACCGTTTCCACATTATAACACCTGcggcaaaaaataaatacatcgcAGGTTTCATTGCAACGCGATTCCCAGGACTACTCCGTATAGAAAACGACGTGCCGTGTCTGTGTGGTGATTTGACCCCATTGGTTGCGACCACGATGTAGGTTTACGCTGAGAGAGCATTTCCTAGAACCGTTGCAGTTGCTGCTGTAAAGTATTGCAGTGACCAAACGCCTCCCATGTGTGATgtcattgtgatgtcatcatattCACATAATATTTCCGTTAAGGGCTGTTCTTCTAGAAACACCTCTCTCACTTTTGTGAACTGATTGTAAATGCAACAAGGTACTCAGGAGTTCAATGACAAACCAAGCAACACCGCACCAAGGGCTGTACCTCAGGTTTTCACTCAACAATGCACAATAACAGGACACAAAATGGCCGCCACCAGACCTGCGGGACTTGTACTGCGCCAATGTGCAGCAGCGTCACTGGGCGGCAGTTATGGGAGAGATGCTGATACTGTACAATGCATGCGATTCCTTTTCAACAAATGAATATTTTCTGTATCATAGTGTTTTATAAAAGCCGGCGGATACGTGTCTGTAAAGATGATTCTGTGTAATTCTATCATGTTACAGCGCGGCGGGTGGGAAAAGCGAAAGTGACGAATGCTCTgagcacagctctgctacataaaaGGGGTTGTCACTCTTCAAACTCATCCGCCATTGTCCTGATAATCTAAATCTCTATAATACACcagctaatataatactgccccctatatacaagaatataactactataatactgctcctatatacaagaatataactactataatactgcccctatatacaagaatataactactataatactgccccctatatacaggaatataactactataatactgctcctatatacaagaatataactactataatactgctcctatatacaagaatataactactataatactgcccactatatacaagaatataactactataatactgctcctatatacaagaatataactactataatactgccccctatatacaagaatataactactataatactgctcctatatacaagaatataactactataatactgccccctatatacaagaatataactactataatactgccccctatatacaggaatataactactataatactgcccctatatacaagaatataactactataatactgccccctatatacaagaatataactactataatactgctcctatatacaagaatataactactataatactgccccctatatacaagaatataactactataatactgtcccctatatacaagaatataactactataatactgctcctatatacaagaatataactactataatactgccccctatatacaagaatataactactgtaatactaccccctatatacaagaatatcactactataatactgctcctatatacaagaatataactactataatactgcccctatatacaagaatataactactataatactgccccctatatacaagaatataactactataatactgctccctatataccagaatataactactataatactgctcctatatacaagaatataactactataatactgcctcctatatacaagaatataactactataatactgctcctatatacaagaatataactactataatactagccctatatacaagaatataactactataatactgctcctatatgcaagaatataactactataatactgccccctatatacaagaatataactactataatactgcccctatatgcaagaatataactactataatactgccccctatatacaagaatataactactataatactgcccctatatgcaagaatataactactataatactgccccctatatgcaagaatataactactataatactgccccctatatgcaagaatataactactataatactgccccctatatacaagaatataactactataatactgccccctatatacaagaatataactactataatactgccccctatatacaagaatataactactataatactgccccttatatacaagaatataactactataatactgccccctatatacaagaatataactactataatactgccccctatatacaagaatataactactataatactgccccctatatacaagaatataactactataatactgctccctatataccagaatataactactataatactgctcctatatacaagaatataactactataatactgcctcctatatacaagaatataactactataatactgcccctatatacaagaatataactactataatactgctcctatatacaagaatataactactataatactgccccctatatacaagaatataactactataatactgcccctatatacaagaatataactactataatactgccccctatatacaagaatataactactataatactgctcctatatacaagaatataactactataatactgccccctatatacaagaatataactactataatactgtcccctatatacaagaatataactactata from Rhinoderma darwinii isolate aRhiDar2 chromosome 3, aRhiDar2.hap1, whole genome shotgun sequence carries:
- the TMEM121B gene encoding transmembrane protein 121B, whose amino-acid sequence is MTAGEFPHGGPGRLPRGGPGCALRGCYKVLSVVLLLAQGALLDLYLIAGTDLYWCSWIATDLVVVAGWGIFYSKNSRGQRAYQGSLSSAGYGQVHRAKKGHFAYSHLAWLIYAIAFTPKVTLILCTPIVDQIEAGVPLGRTGFRLTVALSVPLLWALVRSLTVDPRGWPHQRASGYFLASCLDLLDSYALLEPMLEGKLPLITPLIRYPLLVVYFVALASPVLWLSELDSVAPAGCCRLFLRLFCSSLVDAPLLAVRCFLMLGPANQPMSVFMLKNVFFLACRWLEVLELCCLLKSPGPDHADRPPGQFSHCVSENDMGPHAYVNTLAVTSQN